The Danio rerio strain Tuebingen ecotype United States chromosome 10, GRCz12tu, whole genome shotgun sequence genome contains a region encoding:
- the jhy gene encoding jhy protein homolog isoform X1, with amino-acid sequence MWDSFESDTESLVQEKEYQRKPQMRINHISAETSMCAETDSEELEQFDVYDSLELKPTQLKGLLRQTPPDDEYADLRYDPNWRKNLEGAPFLKHLNTGLSLDSSEESEDSFQPLENSALGSRREYAVVSSPSVVQTDNGLSPAQSSPFHLHPQRDDSFDPPESKSSCMSTPQNPRENPLMNVRSVSPQKRITRHSDDPTPVRAREDIVERNKATLGINTHKKGSYLKAHQQKDKPDETKQPRRTSYETISTRSPESQDNVQDPELMWLQKTQKLKQSHKERKVPKKKERTSNHPDQLKPPVPDSKAKAQVKPLTEINDQTKEAPTAYNHDPPKHQSGLPSHTNAPPTVNFNINLHTPASNAQPLNISQKETIFTLVSQALQWDLFNPPFSQADYQTTVLTNSVEQMRLAPKAVASFPAAQSGLVVQAVDRNVFRRHAGKPLLNENASFRNHNRLRIPMLKLPTSPEAEAFHFPPELLASDEESVGYSVPSTQISGSYAVLPPIARANGSDTDLSSDRDQQLNPIYRSGSEGYLTQMEKHRQLKAKANYKAYTLKDYKDMKQEVKLGGLGPTNMVPEAVAEKIRRQKLYSNVIREQNKKISRIPSLSAKDPVGSDDKDAVPRRKALEYAKTIAKPKAPPKSKDRPGEHNMNTQPQYLQETDPIHLATLEMLRRHEEEKRAVARFRTIHAV; translated from the exons ACAAACTCCCCCTGATGATGAATACGCTGACTTGCGCTATGACCCAAATTGGAGAAAGAATCTGGAAGGGGCTCCGTTTCTCAAGCATCTAAACACAGGCCTTTCTCTTGACTCATCTGAGGAGTCTGAAGATAGTTTCCAACCCTTGGAGAACAGTGCTCTAGGGAGCAGACGAGAATATGCCGTTGTCAGTAGCCCATCGGTGGTTCAGACAGACAATGGTTTATCCCCAGCACAATCATCTCCTTTCCATCTGCACCCACAACGGGACGACAGTTTTGACCCTCCTGAATCTAAAAGTTCTTGCATGTCCACACCACAAAATCCCAGAGAGAATCCCCTAATGAATGTCAGATCAGTTTCTCCACAGAAAAGAATCACTCGACATTCTGATGATCCAACGCCAGTCAGAGCTAGGGAAGATATTGTGGAGCGCAACAAAGCAACTCTTGGCATCAACACACATAAGAAGGGGTCTTACCTGAAAGCTCATCAGCAGAAAGATAAACCAGATGAGACAAAGCAA CCCAGGCGAACCTCTTACGAGACTATCAGCACTCGTAGCCCGGAGAGTCAAGACAATGTCCAGGATCCCGAGCTGATGTGGctccaaaaaacacaaaaactgaaG CAAAGCCATAAAGAACGGAAGGTACCAAAAAAGAAGGAGCGAACCAGCAACCACCCAGATCAGCTCAAGCCTCCAGTTCCTGACTCTAAAGCCAAAGCTCAGGTTAAACCCCTTACAGAAATTAATGACCAGACAAAGGAAGCTCCAACAGCCTACAATCATGACCCACCAAAACACCAGTCTGGACTTCCATCTCACACTAATGCTCCACCAACCGTCAACTTTAACATAAACCTCCACACTCCTGCCAGTAATGCACAACCACTCAATATTTCTCAAAAAGAGACTATTTTTACTCTTGTTTCTCAAGCACTGCAATGGGATCTGTTTAACCCACCATTTTCACAAGCAGACTATCAAACCACTGTACTAACTAATTCAGTAGAGCAGATGCGATTGGCTCCAAAAGCAGTTGCGTCTTTTCCAGCTGCTCAATCTGGTTTGGTGGTCCAGGCTGTGGACAGAAATGTTTTTCGGAGGCATGCTGGGAAACCTCTTCTTAATGAGAATGCATCATTCAGGAATCATAACAGACTCAG GATACCAATGCTAAAATTGCCCACATCCCCTGAAGCGGAGGCCTTCCACTTTCCACCTGAGCTTTTGGCCAGTGATGAGGAGAGTGTGGGATATTCTGTGCCCTCGACACAGATCTCTGGTTCATACGCAGTGCTGCCCCCTATAGCCCGAGCGAATGGCAGCGACACAGATCTCAGCTCAGATAGAGACCAGCAGCTGAATCCAATCTACAGAAGCGGCTCAGAAGGTTACCTTACACAAATGGAGAAACACAGACAACTGAAGGCTAAAGCAAATTATAAG GCTTATACACTGAAGGACTACAAGGACATGAAACAGGAGGTGAAGCTTGGAGGTCTTGGACCAACAAATATGGTACCAGAAGCTGTG GCAGAGAAAATTAGACGACAGAAGCTGTATTCAAATGTGATCCGCGAACAGAACAAGAAGATAAGTAGGATTCCCTCTCTGTCAGCCAAGGACCCAGTGGGCAGCGACGACAAGGACGCGGTTCCCAGGAGGAAG GCTTTAGAGTATGCCAAAACTATTGCAAAGCCCAAAGCCCCCCCAAAGTCAAAGGACAGGCCTGGAGAACATAATATGAACACCCAACCTCAATATCTGCAAGAAACTGACCCAATCCATCTGGCCACTCTGGAGATGCTGAGACGACACGAGGAAGAGAAACGTGCCGTGGCTCGCTTTAGAACCATTCATGCGGTTTAA
- the bsx gene encoding brain-specific homeobox protein homolog: MNLNYTSPVPQMPTQRSTSFFIEDILLHKPKPLREVFPSPFSNSIASRMPLLEYGYPLMPTPILAPHPHHPLHKPEHHPYFFTSGMQMPALFQHHPELPGKHCRRRKARTVFSDSQLSGLEKRFEIQRYLSTPERVELATALSLSETQVKTWFQNRRMKHKKQLRKTQDDQKTPNDVDRSLENTSESEMHEKNTDGKNGMSPDRYTLDDNEDDVDIEDDICSPEHLL, from the exons ATGAATCTAAACTACACGTCTCCGGTGCCCCAGATGCCGACTCAAAGGTCAACGTCGTTCTTCATTGAAGATATTTTACTACATAAACCTAAACCTTTGCGGGAGGTGTTTCCCTCGCCTTTTTCGAACTCTATTGCCTCCCGGATGCCTCTTTTAGAGTATGGATATCCCCTTATGCCTACACCGATACTGGCTCCTCATCCACATCATCCGTTACACAAACCTGAACACCATCCGTACTTTTTCACCTCTG GAATGCAGATGCCAGCGTTATTTCAGCATCATCCGGAATTACCAGGAAAGCATTGCAGACGCAGAAAGGCCAGAACAGTGTTCTCAGACTCACAGTTATCCGGACTCGAGAAAAGGTTCGAGATCCAGAGATATTTGTCCACACCTGAGCGCGTGGAACTGGCTACAGCTCTCAGTCTATCGGAAACACAG GTAAAGACGTGGTTTCAAAACCGGAGGATGAAGCATAAAAAACAGCTGAGGAAAACACAAGACGACCAGAAAACCCCGAATGATGTAgacagatcgctggagaacacgAGCGAAAGCGAAATGCACGAGAAAAACACAGACGGTAAAAACGGCATGAGCCCGGACAGATACACGCTGGACGACAATGAAGATGATGTCGATATTGAAGATGACATTTGCTCTCCTGAACATTTACTCTAG